One Melospiza melodia melodia isolate bMelMel2 chromosome 29, bMelMel2.pri, whole genome shotgun sequence DNA segment encodes these proteins:
- the POU2AF1 gene encoding POU domain class 2-associating factor 1 yields MHWQKSSAPEQQPQPRPYQGVRVKEPVKELLKRKRGNAQNPSAAAAATVVLPHQPVPSYSPMGQPCIDMDAAGPAALPGPEEGAVASGWLPQAPGTPLQPLAQWSPYPDYVSHEAASCPYSADMYVQPVCPSYTLVGPSSVLTYTSQPLITNFAPRSSAPAVVPPLEVTEQQPPLPYFPWAQPLPALPASSLQYPAASSSFPGPQLVPVPISIPEPAPQELEDARRAIGALPIEKLLLEDEDNDTYVLSHALSVEGI; encoded by the exons ATGCACTGGCAAAAAT cttcTGCCCcggagcagcagccacagcctcgCCCCTACCAAGGTGTCCGAGTGAAGGAGCCAGTgaaggagctgctgaagaggaaaagggggaatgcacagaatcccagtgcagctgcagctgcaacG GTTGTTCTGCCCCACCAGCCAGTCCCTTCCTACTCACCCATGG GCCAGCCTTGCATTGACATGGacgctgctggccctgctgctctgcctggcccAGAGGAAGGAGCTGTGGCCTCTGGCTGGCTCCCCCAggcccctggcacccccctgcagcccctggctcaGTGGAGCCCTTACCCTGACTACGTGTCTCACGAGGCTGCCAGCTGTCCCTACTCAGCAGATATGTACGTGCAGCCCGTGTGCCCCAGCTACACACTGGTGGGACCCTCCTCTGTCCTCACCTACACCTCCCAGCCTCTCATCACCAATTTTGCA CCCCGCAGCAGCGCCCCGGCCGTGGTGCCACCGCTGGAGGTGACGGAGCAGCAGCCGCCCCTGCCCTACTTCCcgtgggcacagcccctgcctgccctgccagcctccaGCCTGCAGTaccctgcagcctcctcctccttccccggGCCCCAGCTGGTGCCCGTGCCCATCTCCATCCCCGAGCCAGCCCCGCAGGAGCTGGAGGATGCCCGGAGAGCCATCGGCGCCCTGCCCATCGAGAAGCTGCTGCTGGAAGATGAGGACAATGATACGTACGTGTTGAGCCATGCTCTCTCTGTTGAAGGGATTTAG